From the Flavobacterium galactosidilyticum genome, one window contains:
- a CDS encoding alpha/beta hydrolase family protein: protein MKINFFPNIYLWLLLITLPVTVFSQSTDFTIQDVKFESQGITLAGSILTPKNAIAAVVIVHGSDPVEREMEFATRLANEGITVLTYDKRGVGESGGVYVGPSVGTNNIDTGNLNLLSHDASAAVNTFRTYLKDKKIPIGLVGFSQAGWIIPIAADKNPQIEFMVLFSCPTITTLEQLRFQFYTNGNNTFWENHTESDAREHIKNDPNRYQFTATDPKIYLNNLLIPGLWIFGEKDIQIPVKLCMEQLNTLKAQGNPFEYTLFSKLGHNTASDNDREPVDISIQWIKQKALSIKKYKN, encoded by the coding sequence ATGAAAATCAATTTTTTTCCCAACATATATCTTTGGTTGTTATTAATAACCTTACCAGTAACTGTATTTTCACAATCGACTGATTTTACCATTCAAGACGTAAAGTTTGAGAGTCAGGGCATCACTCTTGCAGGCTCAATTTTAACGCCGAAAAATGCAATTGCTGCTGTTGTAATTGTTCATGGTTCTGATCCTGTAGAAAGAGAAATGGAGTTTGCTACACGTCTAGCCAATGAAGGTATTACTGTTTTGACTTATGACAAACGTGGAGTTGGAGAATCTGGTGGTGTGTACGTAGGACCATCAGTTGGTACGAATAATATTGACACAGGTAATCTTAATTTATTATCTCACGATGCAAGCGCAGCAGTAAATACATTTCGAACCTATTTGAAAGATAAAAAAATACCAATTGGATTAGTTGGCTTCAGTCAAGCAGGATGGATAATTCCAATTGCTGCAGACAAAAATCCACAAATAGAATTTATGGTTTTATTTAGTTGCCCTACCATTACTACCTTGGAACAACTTCGATTTCAATTTTATACTAATGGAAACAATACTTTTTGGGAAAATCATACAGAATCAGACGCTCGTGAGCATATAAAAAATGACCCTAATAGGTATCAATTTACAGCTACTGACCCAAAAATTTACTTGAATAATCTTTTGATTCCTGGACTTTGGATTTTTGGAGAGAAAGACATACAGATTCCGGTAAAGTTGTGTATGGAGCAATTAAATACATTGAAAGCGCAAGGTAATCCTTTCGAATATACATTGTTTTCTAAATTAGGACACAATACAGCATCTGATAATGATAGAGAACCTGTTGACATTTCAATACAATGGATAAAACAGAAAGCGTTGAGCATTAAGAAGTATAAAAATTAA
- a CDS encoding tetratricopeptide repeat-containing sensor histidine kinase gives MFLLSIVSCQKSVKTGIDTSKKQESPKKIIAQKYSELGDSFSRDNKLDSAFYYYLKSTELFKEEGSSTYIAYNLVGMAHIQQTYGDYYSSEETLTEALPHINNDVQYQVAANNLFGIAAKELKNYDDAVRYYDTILKTVKDSIARVAILNNIATVYMEQKKYRKAIVLLEPFLKSTILDTLQNKKARIIDNLGFAYYKDNQIPKGLALMNQALAIRTSINDSYGSIESYLHLADYYQNKDYQKSKENALHAYDEATKHQSIDERLEALGFLISYNQEKGVNTYAKLFVTLNDSIIKVRNNAKNKFAKIRYDSRKAILESIKYKEQRAENLLELETQKNQKYLLFFGFFTLLGGIVLIVNYYKSKTKRERLEASYSTETRISKELHDELANDVFYAMTFAGTQDLQNPIKKENLIDNLDKIYVRTRNFSRENSPIETGERFEYNLKQMLNSYKSSGTEVIIKNGNPIDWSKVETEKKIAIQRVLQELMVNMKKYSQASFVVIGFDLEQNSIKIDYSDNGIGFSEKLILKNGLQNAENRIEVVNGILTFDSQTNKGFKAKILVPK, from the coding sequence GTGTTTTTGCTTTCTATTGTATCTTGTCAAAAGAGTGTAAAAACAGGTATTGATACTTCTAAAAAACAAGAAAGCCCTAAAAAAATTATAGCCCAGAAATATTCAGAATTAGGTGATTCCTTTAGTAGGGATAATAAATTGGATAGTGCTTTCTATTATTATTTAAAATCTACAGAATTATTTAAAGAGGAGGGCAGCAGCACATACATCGCCTATAATCTAGTTGGAATGGCACATATTCAACAGACCTATGGAGATTATTACAGTAGTGAAGAAACTTTAACCGAAGCTTTGCCGCACATAAACAATGATGTACAATATCAGGTGGCAGCAAATAATTTATTTGGAATCGCCGCAAAAGAACTAAAGAATTACGATGACGCCGTTCGTTATTATGATACAATTTTAAAAACTGTAAAAGATTCTATAGCTAGAGTTGCTATTCTCAATAATATCGCTACAGTTTATATGGAACAAAAAAAGTACAGAAAAGCAATAGTACTTTTAGAGCCATTTTTAAAGTCTACTATTTTAGATACACTACAGAATAAAAAAGCTAGAATTATTGACAATCTAGGATTTGCTTATTATAAAGACAATCAGATTCCAAAGGGACTAGCATTAATGAATCAGGCTTTAGCAATCAGAACTAGCATTAACGATTCCTATGGCAGTATTGAAAGTTATTTGCATTTAGCCGATTACTATCAAAATAAAGATTACCAAAAATCAAAAGAGAATGCACTACATGCTTATGATGAAGCAACGAAACATCAAAGTATTGACGAACGATTGGAAGCCTTGGGATTTTTAATCTCATATAATCAAGAAAAAGGAGTAAATACATATGCCAAATTGTTTGTAACACTAAACGATAGTATTATAAAAGTCCGGAATAATGCTAAAAATAAATTTGCAAAAATCAGGTATGATTCTAGAAAAGCCATACTAGAAAGTATCAAATATAAGGAACAAAGAGCGGAAAACCTTTTAGAACTCGAAACGCAAAAGAACCAAAAATACTTATTATTTTTTGGATTTTTCACATTACTTGGCGGGATTGTACTTATAGTCAATTACTATAAAAGTAAAACCAAACGAGAACGCTTAGAGGCAAGTTATAGTACCGAAACCCGAATTTCTAAAGAACTCCATGATGAATTGGCTAATGATGTTTTTTACGCCATGACTTTTGCGGGAACTCAAGATTTACAGAATCCGATAAAAAAAGAAAATCTTATAGATAATCTTGATAAAATATATGTTAGAACACGAAATTTTTCTAGGGAAAATAGTCCTATAGAGACGGGAGAACGTTTTGAATACAATTTAAAACAAATGCTTAATAGCTATAAAAGCAGTGGTACCGAAGTTATTATTAAAAATGGGAACCCAATAGATTGGTCAAAAGTTGAAACAGAAAAAAAGATAGCAATACAAAGAGTATTACAAGAACTTATGGTTAATATGAAAAAATACAGTCAAGCCAGTTTTGTGGTCATTGGTTTTGATTTGGAACAAAATTCTATTAAAATTGACTATTCAGATAATGGAATTGGTTTTTCAGAAAAACTAATTTTAAAAAATGGTCTCCAGAATGCGGAAAACCGTATTGAGGTGGTAAATGGAATACTTACTTTTGATTCTCAAACCAATAAAGGTTTCAAAGCTAAGATTTTAGTTCCAAAATAA
- a CDS encoding response regulator transcription factor encodes MFTKVLIADDIDFNDLGAAQILNELDVQEIQYAKYCDEALLKVKKAHLEGAPFQLLISDLSFKVDHQLTQLNSGEELIAAVKKQCPNIKIIVFSIEDRAHRIKLLFDELSIDGYVMKGRNTIYDLKRAIQKTYNNEPENISPELLYLLQDKTTSEIDNYDVQLIKYLSIGISQENIEAVFKKEGISPNSKSSIEKHINKLKIYFKANNTVHLVAIAKDLGII; translated from the coding sequence ATGTTTACAAAAGTTTTAATTGCGGATGATATTGATTTTAATGATTTGGGTGCTGCCCAGATACTAAATGAACTTGATGTTCAAGAAATTCAATATGCAAAATATTGTGATGAAGCTTTGTTAAAGGTTAAAAAAGCACATTTAGAAGGTGCTCCTTTTCAACTGCTTATTTCTGATTTGTCCTTTAAGGTAGATCACCAATTGACCCAACTCAATTCGGGTGAAGAATTGATAGCTGCAGTTAAAAAGCAGTGTCCTAACATTAAAATAATTGTTTTTTCGATTGAAGACAGAGCACATCGCATCAAATTATTATTTGACGAGCTTAGTATAGATGGCTATGTAATGAAAGGAAGAAATACAATATACGACCTAAAAAGAGCCATTCAAAAAACCTACAATAATGAACCAGAAAACATTTCTCCTGAATTGTTATATCTGCTTCAAGATAAGACTACAAGTGAAATAGACAATTATGACGTTCAGTTAATCAAGTATCTCTCCATAGGAATATCTCAAGAAAATATAGAAGCAGTATTTAAAAAAGAAGGCATTAGTCCTAACAGTAAAAGTTCTATTGAAAAACATATCAATAAACTCAAAATTTATTTCAAAGCAAATAATACGGTACATCTTGTAGCTATAGCCAAGGATTTAGGAATTATTTAA
- a CDS encoding TlpA disulfide reductase family protein, with amino-acid sequence MISLKESLGKVTIVDFWASWCGPCRQENPNVVAIYNELHSKGLNIIGVSLDKDAAKWKEAIAKDKLTWNQVSNLKFWDEPIAKQYHVESIPATFILDASGYVVAKDLRGDALRAKIIELLAK; translated from the coding sequence ATTATTTCTCTAAAAGAAAGCTTAGGAAAGGTTACGATCGTTGATTTCTGGGCATCATGGTGTGGCCCATGTCGTCAGGAAAATCCAAATGTTGTTGCTATTTATAATGAATTGCACAGTAAAGGACTTAACATTATTGGAGTGTCTTTAGATAAAGATGCTGCTAAATGGAAAGAAGCGATTGCAAAAGATAAATTAACTTGGAATCAGGTTTCTAATTTAAAATTTTGGGATGAGCCTATTGCAAAGCAATATCACGTAGAATCTATTCCCGCTACTTTTATTCTTGATGCATCAGGATACGTAGTTGCAAAAGATTTAAGAGGCGATGCACTTAGAGCTAAAATTATTGAACTCTTAGCAAAGTAG
- a CDS encoding DUF4369 domain-containing protein — translation MKKIILLLSAAVVLISCSKVGKDEYIISGTATGIENGKTIILETQDETGMGLLAKDTVKVENGKFEMKGKITEPAFYTIQLEGAQAKIPFILENGEVTIAIDKDSIQKSKVSGTYNNDEYVKFNEEITKVQKKLMDFQNKNMEAMNKAQQTKDTVVINSLMSQFNKLQEEVGANSKAKYMSYAETHPKSFISALIIQGMLNDPSADVSKSEKLYNGLEESLKNTKPGKAIKSKLAELKAPAGVGATAPTTDGK, via the coding sequence ATGAAAAAAATAATTTTATTACTTTCGGCGGCTGTAGTACTAATTTCTTGTAGCAAAGTTGGCAAAGACGAATACATCATTTCAGGAACTGCAACAGGGATTGAAAATGGTAAAACTATCATCTTAGAAACACAAGATGAAACTGGAATGGGATTACTTGCAAAAGATACTGTTAAAGTAGAAAATGGTAAATTTGAAATGAAAGGAAAAATTACAGAGCCTGCATTTTATACTATTCAATTAGAAGGAGCACAAGCTAAAATACCGTTTATATTAGAAAATGGCGAAGTAACTATCGCAATTGACAAAGATAGCATTCAAAAATCTAAAGTTTCTGGAACATACAATAACGATGAGTATGTTAAGTTTAATGAAGAAATCACTAAGGTTCAAAAGAAACTAATGGATTTCCAAAATAAAAACATGGAAGCGATGAATAAAGCGCAACAAACTAAAGATACAGTTGTAATCAACAGTTTGATGTCGCAATTCAATAAATTACAAGAAGAAGTTGGTGCTAATTCAAAAGCAAAGTATATGTCTTATGCTGAAACTCATCCTAAATCATTTATCTCTGCTTTGATTATCCAAGGTATGTTAAATGATCCAAGTGCTGACGTTTCAAAATCAGAAAAGTTATACAATGGTTTAGAGGAATCATTGAAAAATACTAAACCAGGAAAAGCAATTAAATCGAAATTAGCTGAATTAAAAGCACCAGCAGGTGTTGGAGCAACCGCCCCAACAACTGACGGTAAATGA
- a CDS encoding KTSC domain-containing protein: MKKIVEYRKLLNVDKTAELKDLKTIYRNAMKEAHPDKFQGNDDGLKAAEENSKKIIEAYHFLVSINPETIKANLPEYTETISTSTITDYKFVEGRLIINFSNGSVYEYISVPKATYVKMVNADSPGRFAKRHILNSFTWRKTLNQD; the protein is encoded by the coding sequence ATGAAAAAAATAGTTGAATACCGCAAATTGCTAAATGTAGACAAAACTGCAGAGCTAAAAGATTTGAAAACAATTTATCGCAATGCGATGAAAGAAGCACATCCTGACAAATTTCAGGGTAATGACGATGGTTTAAAAGCTGCTGAAGAAAACAGTAAAAAAATTATTGAGGCATATCATTTCTTAGTAAGTATCAATCCTGAGACTATAAAAGCAAACTTACCTGAATATACTGAAACAATTTCTACATCAACTATAACTGATTACAAGTTTGTTGAAGGAAGATTAATCATCAACTTTTCAAATGGTAGTGTTTATGAGTACATCAGTGTTCCTAAAGCAACTTATGTAAAAATGGTTAATGCTGATTCTCCTGGAAGATTCGCTAAAAGACACATATTGAATTCATTTACTTGGAGAAAAACACTTAACCAAGACTAA
- a CDS encoding response regulator, whose amino-acid sequence MERSEMFSEISSFKNGKDAIDELYNSSENIDAIPDIILLDINMPIMDGWEFMDELGVIKPKFNADIVVYIVSSSIAIEDKNKSKSHENILGYLSKPVTLDDLILIASRD is encoded by the coding sequence ATGGAGAGATCAGAAATGTTTTCAGAGATATCCTCTTTCAAGAATGGAAAAGACGCTATAGATGAGTTGTATAACAGCTCAGAAAATATCGACGCTATTCCGGATATAATATTGTTAGATATCAACATGCCAATAATGGATGGATGGGAATTTATGGATGAATTAGGAGTGATAAAACCTAAATTTAATGCAGATATCGTGGTTTATATTGTAAGCTCTTCGATTGCGATTGAAGATAAAAATAAATCTAAATCGCATGAAAATATTTTGGGCTATTTATCTAAACCTGTCACTTTAGATGACTTAATATTGATTGCATCGAGAGACTAA
- a CDS encoding PAS domain S-box protein codes for MKSKKKHNKFIEWFFNRPKLTSILTFLFLSYIVGFVVVLQYQVIKEDEQRQMDTILHVVQQNIEQSLKNCYTTSLTLALTIGESGVPKNFDYVSKSLIATNPTIHTVQLVPKGIIKYIYPMAGNEEAMNLNILTSPHLNKEAFKSITTRKMYFAGPLELKQGGMGIVGRFPIFQNNQFWGYSAVILKLETLLKSSGIANVDQSKYYFQLSKYSPTEKREIFYLPKKENFNDNYKISVQIPDGDWKLYIASKNRSFLTKEILIPGIIGMLLAALFGVVIFTLLRMPRKLQSLVNKQAKKLMNSEIKFKAIFDQAAVGIAHIDSFTGRFIEINNQYCKLLGYSQKEIQELNYQTLTHPEDLIEDLSNIDKLRAGEIENYSLEKRFISKDGNVIWINLTVSPLIKKDGKVVSHIAIIEDISIKKDAEDLIKKSEIRFKSLFEDYPIPLWEKDFSQVKNYLKELDLVSKSPDIVEKYLKTNPEVIAKCMTLVRVVDVNNMCIDLHDAKNKEEVTCGFKQFLGESYTCDFAKHIIAITQGKNELIADSTIKTAKGETRDVKYRWSIITGFEESLGRTIVSTEDITVQKHNENIIKKSQQRIESLINTIDGIVWECDAVNFSHTFISPKVKNILGYTPEEWLADAAFWQNHIYDEDKHYVQNYTELKKNQNLDHDFEYRMIAKDGSIVWLRDIVNVVLENDKAISLRGIMIDISKAKEAEKELNASFDLVTEENKRLLNFSYIISHNLRSHTSNIESIISLLETAENEEEKEQLIQLLKTTSDSLNETMFHLNEVINIRANIDLVSEPLDLEKYIISTKNVLCEQISSNKVTISTEIPPGTLINYNPAYLESILYNIISNSIRYKHPSRKPVININLVEENNIKILEITDNGIGIDLARNGDKIFGMYKTFSNNADSRGIGLFITKNQIDAMGGNITVESEPNKGTTFKIYIL; via the coding sequence ATGAAATCCAAAAAAAAACACAATAAATTCATTGAGTGGTTTTTTAATAGGCCTAAATTAACCAGTATACTTACATTCTTGTTCCTGAGCTATATAGTAGGATTTGTCGTAGTATTACAATATCAAGTAATCAAAGAAGATGAGCAGCGACAAATGGATACAATTCTTCATGTTGTCCAGCAAAACATTGAACAATCATTAAAAAACTGTTATACAACTTCACTTACTTTAGCACTTACAATTGGTGAATCAGGCGTGCCTAAAAATTTTGATTATGTAAGTAAAAGTTTAATTGCTACTAACCCTACTATTCACACTGTTCAGCTCGTTCCTAAGGGAATTATAAAGTACATATATCCTATGGCAGGTAACGAAGAGGCGATGAATTTAAACATTCTGACCAGCCCTCATCTCAACAAGGAAGCTTTTAAATCTATTACAACCAGAAAAATGTATTTTGCTGGACCTTTAGAACTTAAGCAAGGAGGAATGGGGATTGTAGGGAGATTTCCTATTTTTCAAAACAACCAATTTTGGGGTTATTCAGCGGTAATTCTAAAATTAGAAACGCTTTTAAAATCGTCTGGTATAGCTAATGTCGATCAATCAAAATATTATTTTCAGCTATCAAAATACAGTCCTACCGAGAAACGTGAAATTTTCTATTTACCTAAAAAAGAAAATTTTAATGACAATTATAAAATTTCAGTACAAATTCCAGACGGTGATTGGAAATTATATATCGCTTCAAAAAACCGAAGTTTTCTAACAAAAGAAATTTTAATACCGGGAATTATTGGAATGCTATTAGCAGCACTATTTGGTGTAGTAATTTTTACGCTTTTAAGGATGCCAAGGAAATTACAGTCCTTAGTGAACAAACAAGCTAAAAAATTAATGAATTCCGAAATAAAATTTAAAGCAATTTTTGATCAAGCTGCCGTAGGTATAGCTCACATCGATTCTTTTACGGGTCGATTTATTGAGATTAACAATCAATATTGCAAACTATTAGGATATTCTCAAAAGGAAATCCAAGAATTAAATTATCAAACGCTAACCCATCCTGAGGATTTAATTGAAGATTTAAGCAATATCGATAAACTTCGAGCCGGAGAAATTGAAAATTATTCTTTAGAGAAGCGCTTTATCAGTAAAGACGGTAATGTAATATGGATAAATTTAACCGTTTCGCCACTTATAAAAAAGGATGGTAAAGTGGTGTCCCATATAGCAATTATAGAAGATATATCAATAAAAAAAGACGCTGAAGATTTGATCAAAAAAAGTGAAATCCGCTTTAAAAGTTTGTTTGAGGACTACCCTATTCCACTTTGGGAAAAGGATTTCTCTCAAGTTAAAAATTATCTCAAAGAACTAGATTTAGTCAGTAAAAGTCCAGATATAGTTGAGAAATATTTAAAGACCAATCCTGAAGTAATAGCAAAATGCATGACACTTGTACGAGTAGTCGATGTGAACAATATGTGTATTGACCTTCATGATGCTAAAAATAAAGAAGAAGTTACGTGTGGTTTTAAACAATTTCTGGGAGAAAGTTACACCTGTGATTTTGCAAAGCATATCATAGCTATTACTCAAGGAAAAAATGAACTAATAGCAGACTCTACCATAAAAACGGCTAAAGGTGAAACTCGAGATGTAAAATATCGATGGAGTATTATTACTGGATTCGAGGAATCATTAGGAAGAACTATAGTGTCTACAGAAGATATTACAGTACAGAAACACAACGAAAATATTATAAAAAAATCACAACAAAGAATCGAATCATTAATTAATACTATTGACGGAATTGTTTGGGAATGTGATGCTGTAAATTTCTCACACACATTTATTAGTCCAAAAGTAAAAAACATATTAGGATATACCCCTGAAGAATGGTTAGCAGACGCTGCTTTTTGGCAAAATCATATTTATGATGAGGATAAGCATTATGTACAAAATTACACGGAACTAAAAAAGAATCAAAATTTAGATCATGATTTTGAATATCGAATGATTGCTAAAGATGGGTCGATTGTTTGGCTAAGAGATATTGTAAATGTTGTTTTAGAAAATGACAAAGCTATTAGTTTACGTGGTATTATGATTGATATTTCTAAAGCAAAGGAAGCCGAAAAGGAGTTAAACGCATCATTTGATTTAGTCACTGAAGAGAACAAAAGGCTTCTTAACTTCTCGTATATTATATCCCATAATTTGAGATCGCACACTAGCAATATTGAATCTATTATATCCCTCCTTGAAACTGCTGAAAATGAAGAGGAAAAAGAACAGCTTATTCAATTGTTAAAAACGACCTCCGATTCGCTCAATGAAACCATGTTTCACTTAAACGAAGTTATAAATATAAGAGCTAACATTGACTTGGTCTCTGAACCTTTAGACTTAGAAAAATATATTATTTCGACTAAAAATGTACTTTGTGAGCAAATCTCATCGAATAAAGTGACAATTTCTACTGAAATACCTCCAGGTACGTTAATTAATTATAATCCTGCCTATTTAGAAAGCATACTCTATAATATAATTTCAAATTCTATCAGGTACAAACATCCTTCCAGAAAACCAGTGATCAATATTAATTTAGTAGAAGAAAACAATATAAAAATTCTTGAAATTACTGATAATGGAATTGGAATTGATCTAGCTAGAAATGGAGATAAGATTTTTGGGATGTATAAAACTTTTTCTAATAACGCTGATTCAAGAGGAATCGGGTTGTTTATCACAAAAAACCAAATTGATGCAATGGGAGGAAATATTACTGTAGAAAGTGAACCTAATAAGGGAACTACATTTAAAATCTATATTCTATGA
- a CDS encoding YchJ family protein gives MISIECYCGSTKQFEDCCEPIIKGSEKATTAEALMRSRYSAYAAHQADYLVATTDISQRKHYTKTEILNWATTNKWLKLEIVKTTENTVEFKAYFSDNALQNHIHHELSTFTFENGSWFYVDGQFF, from the coding sequence ATGATTTCAATCGAATGTTACTGCGGTTCCACTAAACAGTTTGAAGATTGTTGCGAACCCATAATTAAAGGCTCTGAAAAAGCGACAACTGCTGAAGCTCTCATGCGCTCCAGATATTCCGCTTATGCAGCACATCAAGCTGATTATTTGGTTGCAACCACTGATATTTCTCAGCGAAAACACTATACTAAAACGGAGATTTTAAATTGGGCCACGACTAATAAATGGCTCAAATTAGAAATTGTAAAGACCACCGAAAATACCGTAGAATTCAAAGCTTATTTTTCAGATAATGCGCTTCAAAACCATATTCATCACGAACTTTCTACTTTTACATTTGAAAATGGAAGTTGGTTTTATGTCGATGGACAGTTTTTTTGA
- a CDS encoding vWA domain-containing protein, which yields MENVNKKGFYFKQYEAPFQSPFDKLFGIFKELITHTSGDFDEAIDWLRELDKEYKLTDEHYTIDDFIEDLRKKGYIRDELKEDGTSGTGITAKTERAIRQQALDTIFGNLKRSGSGNHKTKHAGSGDEHTGEFREFHFGDGLERISLTESLRNAQINNGVEDFMLTENDLVVEETQFKSQMSTVLMIDISHSMILYGEDRITPAKKVAMALAELITTRYPKDTLDILVFGNDAWTIQISDLPYLKVGPYHTNTVAGLQLAMDILRRKRNTNKQIFMITDGKPSCVREKDGSYYMNSNGLDEYIVDKCYNQAQKARKLHIPITTFMIANDPYLQQFVNHFTEANQGKAFYTGLKGLGEMIFQDYETNRKKRIK from the coding sequence ATGGAAAACGTGAATAAAAAAGGGTTCTATTTTAAGCAATATGAAGCGCCATTTCAGTCCCCGTTTGATAAACTCTTTGGGATTTTTAAGGAGTTGATTACGCATACTTCGGGAGATTTTGATGAAGCGATCGACTGGTTGCGGGAATTAGACAAGGAATATAAACTCACCGATGAACATTATACCATTGATGATTTTATTGAAGATTTAAGGAAAAAAGGCTATATCCGTGACGAACTGAAAGAGGACGGAACTTCGGGAACTGGGATTACTGCCAAGACGGAGCGTGCGATTAGACAACAAGCGCTGGATACTATTTTTGGGAACTTGAAACGCTCTGGAAGTGGTAATCACAAAACGAAACATGCGGGAAGCGGAGACGAACACACGGGTGAGTTTCGGGAGTTTCATTTTGGAGATGGACTGGAACGAATTTCGTTGACTGAAAGTTTGCGCAACGCCCAGATCAATAACGGTGTTGAAGATTTTATGTTGACCGAAAATGATTTGGTTGTCGAGGAAACACAGTTTAAATCCCAGATGAGTACGGTTTTGATGATTGATATTAGCCACAGTATGATTTTGTATGGCGAGGATCGGATCACTCCTGCTAAAAAAGTAGCTATGGCGCTTGCTGAACTGATTACGACGCGTTATCCAAAAGATACTTTAGATATTTTAGTTTTTGGAAATGATGCGTGGACAATTCAGATCAGCGATTTACCTTATTTAAAAGTGGGTCCTTACCATACAAATACGGTTGCTGGTTTACAATTGGCCATGGATATTTTACGCCGAAAACGAAATACCAATAAACAAATTTTCATGATTACCGATGGGAAACCAAGTTGCGTGCGGGAGAAAGACGGTTCTTATTATATGAACAGTAACGGACTGGACGAATATATTGTGGATAAATGCTACAATCAGGCGCAAAAGGCTCGGAAATTACACATTCCCATTACTACCTTTATGATCGCTAATGATCCCTATTTGCAACAATTTGTGAATCATTTTACGGAGGCGAATCAAGGAAAAGCGTTTTATACTGGACTGAAAGGACTAGGAGAAATGATTTTTCAGGATTATGAAACA